The following proteins are co-located in the Myxocyprinus asiaticus isolate MX2 ecotype Aquarium Trade chromosome 44, UBuf_Myxa_2, whole genome shotgun sequence genome:
- the sh3glb1a gene encoding endophilin-B1a isoform X1: protein MDFNVKRFAADAGTLFSRAVQFTEEKLGQAEKTELDAHLENLLTRAECTKHWTEKILKQTEVLLQPNPNVRIEEFFYEKLDKKVPTRMNNHELLGQSMIDSGTEFGPGTAYGNALIKCGETENQIGGAERELIQSAAINFLTPFRNFLEGDFKTILKERKLLQNKRLDLDAAKTKLKKAKMADARALAEQDLKMTQSEFDRQAEITRLLLEGISSTHAHHLRCLNDFVEAQMTYYAQCYQYMVDLQKQLGNFPSAFSSNNNQSALSGGASVSVPILPLSAPLSTATGNTSSGFTELQKFSGSRKARVLYDYDAAGSNELSLLADEVIMVSSVPGMDSDWLMGERGNQKGKVPITYLELLN from the exons ATGGATTTTAATGTGAAGAGATTTGCAGCGGACGCTGGTACTTTATTCAGCCGGGCGGTGCAA TTCACAGAAGAAAAACTTGGCCAGGCTGAGAAGACGGAGTTGGATGCACATTTGGAAAATCTCCTCACCAGAGCTGAATGCACCAAACACTGGACAGAGAAGATATTGAAGCAAACAGAAGTACTACTGCAACCAAATCCAA ATGTCAGAATAGAAGAGTTCTTTTATGAAAAACTGGACAAGAAGGTCCCAACACGTATGAACAACCATGAACTTCTGGGTCAGTCCATGATCGACTCCGGGACTGAATTCGGGCCTGGAACAGCCTACG GAAACGCTCTGATAAAGTGCGGTGAGACAGAGAATCAGATCGGAGGAGCGGAGAGGGAGTTAATTCAAAGCGCGGCCATCAATTTTCTCACGCCTTTCCGCAACTTTCTAGAAGGAGACTTCAAGACTATATTG aAAGAGCGCAAACTGCTTCAGAACAAACGACTGGACCTCGATGCTGCAAAGACCAAATTAAAGAAAGCCAAAATGGCTGATGCCAGAGCTCTG gcagaGCAGGATCTGAAGATGACACAGAGTGAGTttgacagacaggcagagatCACCAGGCTTCTCCTAGAGGGGATCAGCAGTACACAT GCCCATCATCTTCGCTGTCTAAATGACTTTGTGGAGGCTCAGATGACATATTATGCCCAGTGTTACCAGTACATGGTAGATCTCCAAAAGCAGTTGGGAAA CTTCCCGTCAGCTTTCTCTTCCAACAACAACCAGTCGGCACTCAGTGGAGGGGCCAGTGTCTCAGTGCCTATCCTGCCACTATCAGCCCCTCTTTCTACTGCCACAGGTAACACTTCGTCAGGTTTTACTGAGCTGCAGAAATTCAGTGGGAGCCGTAAAGCAAGGGTGCTCTATGATTATGACGCCGCGGGCAGCAACGAACTCTCCTTATTAGCAGATGAG GTGATAATGGTGAGTAGCGTGCCAGGCATGgactctgattggctgatgggtGAGCGTGGGAACCAAAAGGGAAAAGTGCCCATAACCTACCTGGAGCTACTAAATTGA
- the sh3glb1a gene encoding endophilin-B1a isoform X4: MDFNVKRFAADAGTLFSRAVQFTEEKLGQAEKTELDAHLENLLTRAECTKHWTEKILKQTEVLLQPNPNVRIEEFFYEKLDKKVPTRMNNHELLGQSMIDSGTEFGPGTAYGNALIKCGETENQIGGAERELIQSAAINFLTPFRNFLEGDFKTILKERKLLQNKRLDLDAAKTKLKKAKMADARALPLRNTPPPGDAGYVANFSYMVNFLHVKWLKMWTEEVTKAEQDLKMTQSEFDRQAEITRLLLEGISSTHAHHLRCLNDFVEAQMTYYAQCYQYMVDLQKQLGNFPSAFSSNNNQSALSGGASVSVPILPLSAPLSTATGNTSSGFTELQKFSGSRKARVLYDYDAAGSNELSLLADEVIMVSSVPGMDSDWLMGERGNQKGKVPITYLELLN; encoded by the exons ATGGATTTTAATGTGAAGAGATTTGCAGCGGACGCTGGTACTTTATTCAGCCGGGCGGTGCAA TTCACAGAAGAAAAACTTGGCCAGGCTGAGAAGACGGAGTTGGATGCACATTTGGAAAATCTCCTCACCAGAGCTGAATGCACCAAACACTGGACAGAGAAGATATTGAAGCAAACAGAAGTACTACTGCAACCAAATCCAA ATGTCAGAATAGAAGAGTTCTTTTATGAAAAACTGGACAAGAAGGTCCCAACACGTATGAACAACCATGAACTTCTGGGTCAGTCCATGATCGACTCCGGGACTGAATTCGGGCCTGGAACAGCCTACG GAAACGCTCTGATAAAGTGCGGTGAGACAGAGAATCAGATCGGAGGAGCGGAGAGGGAGTTAATTCAAAGCGCGGCCATCAATTTTCTCACGCCTTTCCGCAACTTTCTAGAAGGAGACTTCAAGACTATATTG aAAGAGCGCAAACTGCTTCAGAACAAACGACTGGACCTCGATGCTGCAAAGACCAAATTAAAGAAAGCCAAAATGGCTGATGCCAGAGCTCTG CCGCTCAGAAACACCCCTCCACCGGGGGACGCTGGCTATGTTGCCAATTTCTCCTACATGGTGAACTTTCTTCATGTGAAGTGGTTGAAG ATGTGGACAGAGGAAGTGACAAAG gcagaGCAGGATCTGAAGATGACACAGAGTGAGTttgacagacaggcagagatCACCAGGCTTCTCCTAGAGGGGATCAGCAGTACACAT GCCCATCATCTTCGCTGTCTAAATGACTTTGTGGAGGCTCAGATGACATATTATGCCCAGTGTTACCAGTACATGGTAGATCTCCAAAAGCAGTTGGGAAA CTTCCCGTCAGCTTTCTCTTCCAACAACAACCAGTCGGCACTCAGTGGAGGGGCCAGTGTCTCAGTGCCTATCCTGCCACTATCAGCCCCTCTTTCTACTGCCACAGGTAACACTTCGTCAGGTTTTACTGAGCTGCAGAAATTCAGTGGGAGCCGTAAAGCAAGGGTGCTCTATGATTATGACGCCGCGGGCAGCAACGAACTCTCCTTATTAGCAGATGAG GTGATAATGGTGAGTAGCGTGCCAGGCATGgactctgattggctgatgggtGAGCGTGGGAACCAAAAGGGAAAAGTGCCCATAACCTACCTGGAGCTACTAAATTGA
- the sh3glb1a gene encoding endophilin-B1a isoform X2, whose product MRFTEEKLGQAEKTELDAHLENLLTRAECTKHWTEKILKQTEVLLQPNPNVRIEEFFYEKLDKKVPTRMNNHELLGQSMIDSGTEFGPGTAYGNALIKCGETENQIGGAERELIQSAAINFLTPFRNFLEGDFKTILKERKLLQNKRLDLDAAKTKLKKAKMADARALAEQDLKMTQSEFDRQAEITRLLLEGISSTHAHHLRCLNDFVEAQMTYYAQCYQYMVDLQKQLGNFPSAFSSNNNQSALSGGASVSVPILPLSAPLSTATGNTSSGFTELQKFSGSRKARVLYDYDAAGSNELSLLADEVIMVSSVPGMDSDWLMGERGNQKGKVPITYLELLN is encoded by the exons atgagg TTCACAGAAGAAAAACTTGGCCAGGCTGAGAAGACGGAGTTGGATGCACATTTGGAAAATCTCCTCACCAGAGCTGAATGCACCAAACACTGGACAGAGAAGATATTGAAGCAAACAGAAGTACTACTGCAACCAAATCCAA ATGTCAGAATAGAAGAGTTCTTTTATGAAAAACTGGACAAGAAGGTCCCAACACGTATGAACAACCATGAACTTCTGGGTCAGTCCATGATCGACTCCGGGACTGAATTCGGGCCTGGAACAGCCTACG GAAACGCTCTGATAAAGTGCGGTGAGACAGAGAATCAGATCGGAGGAGCGGAGAGGGAGTTAATTCAAAGCGCGGCCATCAATTTTCTCACGCCTTTCCGCAACTTTCTAGAAGGAGACTTCAAGACTATATTG aAAGAGCGCAAACTGCTTCAGAACAAACGACTGGACCTCGATGCTGCAAAGACCAAATTAAAGAAAGCCAAAATGGCTGATGCCAGAGCTCTG gcagaGCAGGATCTGAAGATGACACAGAGTGAGTttgacagacaggcagagatCACCAGGCTTCTCCTAGAGGGGATCAGCAGTACACAT GCCCATCATCTTCGCTGTCTAAATGACTTTGTGGAGGCTCAGATGACATATTATGCCCAGTGTTACCAGTACATGGTAGATCTCCAAAAGCAGTTGGGAAA CTTCCCGTCAGCTTTCTCTTCCAACAACAACCAGTCGGCACTCAGTGGAGGGGCCAGTGTCTCAGTGCCTATCCTGCCACTATCAGCCCCTCTTTCTACTGCCACAGGTAACACTTCGTCAGGTTTTACTGAGCTGCAGAAATTCAGTGGGAGCCGTAAAGCAAGGGTGCTCTATGATTATGACGCCGCGGGCAGCAACGAACTCTCCTTATTAGCAGATGAG GTGATAATGGTGAGTAGCGTGCCAGGCATGgactctgattggctgatgggtGAGCGTGGGAACCAAAAGGGAAAAGTGCCCATAACCTACCTGGAGCTACTAAATTGA
- the sh3glb1a gene encoding endophilin-B1a isoform X3 — MNNHELLGQSMIDSGTEFGPGTAYGNALIKCGETENQIGGAERELIQSAAINFLTPFRNFLEGDFKTILKERKLLQNKRLDLDAAKTKLKKAKMADARALAEQDLKMTQSEFDRQAEITRLLLEGISSTHAHHLRCLNDFVEAQMTYYAQCYQYMVDLQKQLGNFPSAFSSNNNQSALSGGASVSVPILPLSAPLSTATGNTSSGFTELQKFSGSRKARVLYDYDAAGSNELSLLADEVIMVSSVPGMDSDWLMGERGNQKGKVPITYLELLN; from the exons ATGAACAACCATGAACTTCTGGGTCAGTCCATGATCGACTCCGGGACTGAATTCGGGCCTGGAACAGCCTACG GAAACGCTCTGATAAAGTGCGGTGAGACAGAGAATCAGATCGGAGGAGCGGAGAGGGAGTTAATTCAAAGCGCGGCCATCAATTTTCTCACGCCTTTCCGCAACTTTCTAGAAGGAGACTTCAAGACTATATTG aAAGAGCGCAAACTGCTTCAGAACAAACGACTGGACCTCGATGCTGCAAAGACCAAATTAAAGAAAGCCAAAATGGCTGATGCCAGAGCTCTG gcagaGCAGGATCTGAAGATGACACAGAGTGAGTttgacagacaggcagagatCACCAGGCTTCTCCTAGAGGGGATCAGCAGTACACAT GCCCATCATCTTCGCTGTCTAAATGACTTTGTGGAGGCTCAGATGACATATTATGCCCAGTGTTACCAGTACATGGTAGATCTCCAAAAGCAGTTGGGAAA CTTCCCGTCAGCTTTCTCTTCCAACAACAACCAGTCGGCACTCAGTGGAGGGGCCAGTGTCTCAGTGCCTATCCTGCCACTATCAGCCCCTCTTTCTACTGCCACAGGTAACACTTCGTCAGGTTTTACTGAGCTGCAGAAATTCAGTGGGAGCCGTAAAGCAAGGGTGCTCTATGATTATGACGCCGCGGGCAGCAACGAACTCTCCTTATTAGCAGATGAG GTGATAATGGTGAGTAGCGTGCCAGGCATGgactctgattggctgatgggtGAGCGTGGGAACCAAAAGGGAAAAGTGCCCATAACCTACCTGGAGCTACTAAATTGA